A window from Halomicrobium urmianum encodes these proteins:
- a CDS encoding IS6 family transposase, with protein sequence MPEIARLSGSSDWIDLGFVERERTPEPAMMLGIRSHVAGLSLSNTVDLLASLGVDRSRKAIHDWVQKADLQPESGKSPNQIAIDETVIRINDQQFWLYTAGDPATNELLHVRLFSTTTTALTEIFFRELQQKHDVETAEFLVDGAQHLQTALQRAGLRFQISRHGNRNAVERIFRELKRRTSSFSNCFSHVEPDTAENWLQSFARWHNASN encoded by the coding sequence ATGCCAGAAATCGCCCGCCTCAGTGGTAGTAGCGACTGGATTGATTTGGGTTTTGTGGAGCGCGAGCGGACACCCGAGCCGGCGATGATGCTGGGTATTCGATCGCACGTTGCGGGGCTATCGCTGTCGAATACCGTCGATTTACTCGCCAGTCTGGGTGTCGATCGATCGCGGAAAGCGATCCACGATTGGGTGCAGAAAGCCGATTTACAGCCAGAATCAGGGAAATCGCCGAATCAGATCGCGATCGACGAAACGGTGATTCGGATCAACGATCAGCAATTCTGGCTGTACACCGCTGGCGATCCTGCCACGAACGAGCTGCTTCACGTCCGGCTTTTTTCGACGACGACCACCGCTCTCACCGAAATATTTTTCCGCGAACTCCAGCAGAAACACGACGTCGAAACAGCCGAATTTCTCGTTGATGGCGCCCAACACCTCCAAACTGCACTCCAACGAGCAGGCCTTCGATTTCAGATATCTCGCCACGGAAATCGGAATGCTGTCGAACGGATTTTTCGAGAACTCAAGCGCCGAACGTCGTCGTTCTCGAATTGCTTCAGCCACGTCGAACCGGACACAGCCGAAAACTGGCTCCAGAGTTTCGCTCGCTGGCACAATGCTTCTAACTAA
- a CDS encoding TIGR04347 family pseudo-SAM/SPASM protein, with protein MISVSKLLCDLDAEGDGLRYDAAEESGKPQITEEKQRRPVVVWNVTRQCNLYCQHCYASADTETAPGELSTEEGKTLLSELADYGAPVVLFSGGEPLVRDDLEELIAHAADLGLRPVLSTNGTLITEERAADLRDAGLQYAGVSVDGLPERNDAFRGEEGAFDAAVRGIENCLDAGLKTGLRYTITDHNAPDLEGVVDLLTDVGLDRFCFYHLDYGGRGTEILDADLTPEERREAVERVCDMTREYHDRGEEIETLLVGNYADAGFLVEYAREHLGTEQAERIYQYLRVNGGDPAGERVANVDYQGNVHPTQFWQGYSLGNVRDRPFGAIWEDESNPVLRDLRDRDDRLTGKCADCQYQDVCRGGSRLRALTVHDDLFAPDPQCYLTDEEVGVADARAATR; from the coding sequence ATGATCTCCGTCAGCAAGCTCCTGTGCGACCTCGACGCGGAGGGCGACGGGCTCCGGTACGACGCCGCCGAGGAGTCGGGCAAGCCCCAGATCACCGAGGAGAAGCAGCGCCGGCCCGTCGTCGTCTGGAACGTCACCAGGCAGTGCAACCTCTACTGTCAGCACTGCTACGCCTCCGCCGACACCGAGACGGCGCCCGGGGAGCTGTCGACCGAGGAGGGCAAGACCCTGCTCTCGGAGCTGGCCGACTACGGCGCACCCGTCGTCCTCTTCTCCGGGGGCGAGCCGCTGGTGCGGGACGACCTCGAGGAACTGATCGCCCACGCCGCTGACCTGGGGCTGCGACCGGTGCTCTCGACCAACGGGACGCTGATCACCGAGGAGCGCGCCGCCGACCTGCGGGACGCCGGCCTCCAGTACGCCGGCGTCTCCGTCGACGGCCTGCCCGAGCGAAACGACGCCTTCCGCGGCGAGGAGGGCGCGTTCGACGCCGCCGTCCGCGGCATCGAGAACTGCCTCGACGCCGGCCTCAAGACGGGGCTGCGCTACACCATCACCGACCACAACGCGCCGGACCTGGAGGGCGTCGTCGACCTGCTGACCGACGTCGGGCTGGATCGCTTCTGCTTCTACCACCTCGACTACGGCGGCCGCGGGACGGAGATCCTCGACGCCGATCTCACGCCCGAGGAGCGCCGCGAAGCCGTCGAGCGGGTCTGCGACATGACCCGCGAGTACCACGACCGCGGCGAGGAGATCGAGACGCTGCTGGTGGGCAACTACGCCGACGCGGGCTTCCTCGTCGAGTACGCCCGCGAGCACCTCGGGACGGAGCAGGCCGAGCGCATCTACCAGTACCTCCGGGTCAACGGCGGTGACCCCGCCGGCGAGCGCGTCGCCAACGTCGACTACCAGGGCAACGTCCACCCCACGCAGTTCTGGCAGGGCTACTCGCTGGGCAACGTCCGCGACCGCCCGTTCGGGGCGATCTGGGAGGACGAGTCCAATCCCGTCCTGCGGGACCTCCGGGACCGCGACGACCGGCTGACGGGGAAGTGCGCCGACTGCCAGTATCAGGACGTCTGCCGCGGCGGCTCCCGGCTCCGCGCGCTGACGGTCCACGACGACCTGTTCGCGCCCGACCCGCAGTGTTACCTCACCGACGAGGAGGTCGGCGTCGCAGACGCCCGGGCCGCGACGCGGTAG
- a CDS encoding Htur_1727 family rSAM-partnered candidate RiPP, producing the protein MTEDATELDHKVDAQRSSTALEWEVFVREADRREASDRASGSDRRERHASRDGDPLTHAGSVTAPTEEIAVEQAEKLFGHAATTLWLCPATEVTRRTTEARALAER; encoded by the coding sequence ATGACAGAGGACGCGACCGAGCTGGACCACAAGGTCGACGCGCAGCGGTCCTCGACCGCCCTGGAGTGGGAAGTGTTCGTCCGAGAGGCCGACCGCAGGGAGGCCTCGGACAGAGCGAGCGGGAGCGACCGCAGGGAGCGACACGCGAGCCGCGACGGCGACCCGCTGACCCACGCCGGCAGCGTGACCGCGCCGACCGAGGAGATCGCCGTCGAGCAGGCCGAGAAGCTGTTCGGTCACGCCGCGACGACGCTGTGGCTCTGCCCCGCGACGGAGGTGACCCGGCGCACGACCGAAGCGCGTGCGCTGGCCGAGCGATGA
- a CDS encoding radical SAM/SPASM domain-containing protein, with translation MRPPADTSERPFVLIWEVTQACELACEHCRADAQPSRHPRELSTEEGKALLDRAADFGDGQLVVLSGGDPMKRPDLVELVDHGTDAGLSMTLTPSGTDGLTGDAIDDLADAGLRRMALSLDGSTAERHDAFRGEAGSFDATLRAARQATEAGLPLQINTTVCAQTVDDLPAIADRVADLGAVLWSVFFLVPVGRGAVLDPISPERAEDVMDWLHEVREERPFGIKTTEAPHFRRVGLQRRRGEAADGGDGGGTKRRAGIVAGDGFAFVSHTGEIYPSGFLPKSAGDVRDDDLIEVYRDSDLFTALRDRDRLRGKCGSCEFREVCGGSRSRAYATTGDPLASDPLCPYVPEGYDGPMPWDTRVRPEGGPS, from the coding sequence ATGCGACCGCCCGCCGACACGAGCGAGCGCCCCTTCGTCCTCATCTGGGAGGTCACCCAGGCCTGCGAGCTGGCCTGCGAGCACTGCCGGGCCGACGCCCAGCCATCGCGCCACCCGCGCGAGCTCTCCACCGAGGAGGGCAAGGCCCTGCTCGACCGCGCCGCGGACTTTGGCGACGGCCAGCTGGTCGTCCTCTCCGGCGGCGACCCGATGAAGCGGCCCGACCTCGTCGAACTGGTCGACCACGGCACCGACGCCGGGCTGTCGATGACGCTCACGCCCAGCGGCACGGACGGGCTGACCGGCGACGCCATCGACGACCTCGCCGACGCCGGCCTGCGCCGGATGGCGCTGAGCCTCGACGGCTCGACGGCCGAGCGCCACGACGCCTTCCGCGGCGAGGCGGGCAGCTTCGACGCGACGCTGCGGGCCGCCCGCCAGGCGACGGAGGCCGGACTGCCGCTGCAGATCAACACCACCGTCTGCGCCCAGACGGTCGACGACCTCCCCGCGATCGCCGACCGCGTCGCCGACCTCGGGGCGGTGCTGTGGAGCGTCTTCTTCCTCGTCCCCGTCGGCCGCGGTGCCGTCCTCGACCCCATCTCGCCCGAGCGGGCCGAGGACGTCATGGACTGGCTCCACGAGGTCCGCGAGGAGCGGCCGTTCGGGATCAAGACGACCGAAGCGCCGCACTTCCGCCGCGTGGGACTCCAGCGCCGTCGCGGCGAGGCGGCGGACGGCGGCGACGGCGGCGGCACGAAGCGCCGCGCCGGCATCGTCGCCGGCGACGGCTTCGCCTTCGTCAGCCACACCGGCGAGATCTATCCCTCCGGCTTCCTGCCGAAGTCCGCCGGCGACGTCCGCGACGACGACCTGATCGAGGTCTACCGCGACTCCGATCTGTTCACCGCACTGCGGGACCGCGACCGCCTCCGCGGGAAGTGCGGGTCCTGCGAGTTCCGCGAGGTCTGTGGCGGCAGCCGCTCGCGGGCCTATGCCACGACCGGCGATCCGCTGGCCAGCGACCCGCTGTGTCCCTACGTGCCCGAGGGGTACGACGGGCCGATGCCGTGGGATACGAGGGTCCGACCGGAGGGAGGACCCTCGTGA
- a CDS encoding halocyanin domain-containing protein, whose amino-acid sequence MSRETHTRRTVLRAGAGAVAGGAALSAPSSATAQQSFDGWFDDVGNYDGVVDETGSDEVTIEVGAEANGGSYGFGPAAVRVDPGTTVTWEWVAGSHNVVDEAGNFESELTDEAGFTFSQTFDEAGVVKYACTPHRAMGMKGAVVVGDAGGGGGGSGSAEAAGGGSAGGGASDGLSTADWSAVGVALAMVVGLLSPLGRAAMRNGGDDRRERGAR is encoded by the coding sequence ATGAGTCGAGAGACGCACACGAGACGCACAGTCCTCCGCGCGGGCGCCGGCGCCGTCGCCGGCGGCGCCGCGCTGAGCGCCCCCTCGTCAGCGACCGCTCAGCAGAGCTTCGACGGCTGGTTCGACGACGTCGGGAACTACGACGGCGTGGTCGACGAGACGGGGAGCGACGAGGTCACCATCGAGGTGGGCGCCGAGGCCAACGGCGGTAGCTACGGCTTCGGCCCCGCCGCGGTCCGCGTCGACCCCGGGACGACGGTGACCTGGGAGTGGGTCGCCGGTAGCCACAACGTCGTCGACGAGGCCGGGAACTTCGAGAGCGAGCTCACCGACGAGGCGGGGTTCACCTTCTCGCAGACGTTCGACGAGGCCGGCGTCGTCAAGTACGCCTGCACCCCCCACAGGGCGATGGGGATGAAAGGCGCGGTCGTCGTCGGCGACGCGGGCGGCGGCGGGGGCGGCTCCGGGTCGGCCGAAGCGGCTGGCGGCGGGAGCGCCGGCGGCGGCGCGAGCGACGGGCTGTCGACCGCGGACTGGAGCGCCGTCGGGGTCGCGCTGGCGATGGTCGTCGGCCTGCTCTCGCCGCTGGGACGTGCGGCCATGCGGAACGGCGGCGACGACCGGCGCGAGCGGGGCGCGCGATGA
- a CDS encoding DUF7521 family protein — MSHVSGAEFAVVVTKTLTLVLGGLITYHSYQAYRRTAARQLGALALGFAIVTVGAVLGGTFHLIVSRYFDVPLTVPILFESALTATGLTVVLYSLYVRR; from the coding sequence ATCTCCCACGTCTCCGGCGCGGAGTTCGCCGTCGTCGTGACGAAGACGCTCACGCTCGTCCTCGGGGGCCTAATCACGTACCACTCCTACCAGGCCTACCGCCGGACCGCGGCGCGGCAGCTCGGGGCGCTGGCGCTCGGGTTCGCCATCGTGACCGTCGGCGCGGTGCTGGGCGGTACGTTCCACCTGATCGTCAGCCGCTACTTCGACGTCCCGCTGACCGTCCCGATCCTCTTCGAGAGCGCGCTGACCGCGACCGGCCTCACCGTCGTCCTCTACTCGCTGTACGTGCGTCGGTAG
- a CDS encoding DUF2249 domain-containing protein: MQETAREVLRETAAPDDAPVETLDVRNAGPPEPLRQTLETLPDLGDDVALVQFNDRAPQHLYPKLDDRGYAHETVERADATVTVIWTEP, from the coding sequence ATGCAGGAGACCGCACGCGAGGTCCTCCGGGAGACCGCAGCGCCGGACGACGCGCCCGTCGAGACGCTCGACGTCAGGAACGCGGGGCCGCCCGAGCCGCTTCGACAGACCCTGGAGACGCTCCCGGACCTCGGCGACGACGTCGCGCTCGTCCAGTTCAACGACCGCGCTCCGCAGCACCTCTACCCGAAGCTCGACGACCGCGGGTACGCCCACGAGACGGTCGAGCGGGCGGACGCGACCGTCACAGTAATCTGGACAGAGCCGTGA
- a CDS encoding DUF2249 domain-containing protein, protein MAATKLDLRDVPPPERHPMIHTAFETLDSGEALEIVNDHEPKPLFYEFQAEVDAFDAEGYACERREEGKYVATLPKE, encoded by the coding sequence ATGGCAGCAACCAAACTCGACCTGCGCGACGTGCCGCCGCCGGAGCGCCACCCGATGATCCACACGGCCTTCGAGACGCTGGACAGCGGCGAGGCGCTGGAGATCGTCAACGACCACGAGCCGAAGCCGCTGTTCTACGAGTTCCAGGCGGAGGTCGACGCCTTCGACGCGGAGGGATACGCCTGCGAGCGCCGCGAGGAGGGCAAGTACGTCGCGACGCTTCCCAAGGAGTGA
- a CDS encoding cupin domain-containing protein: MVATDFESERGFDDDRFRANVIHESDEQKVVMGYFRPGQFIPVHAPDSDVAITVHEGEGVVREGDADREVEPGSVVVVPAGEKRGVRAETELQATLVTSPPPGEAAHEPVRRGLKRGEFESE, translated from the coding sequence ATGGTCGCGACCGACTTCGAGAGCGAGCGAGGCTTCGACGACGACCGCTTCCGCGCGAACGTGATCCACGAGTCAGACGAGCAGAAGGTGGTCATGGGCTACTTCCGCCCGGGCCAGTTCATCCCCGTCCACGCGCCCGACAGCGACGTTGCGATCACGGTCCACGAGGGCGAGGGCGTGGTGCGGGAGGGCGACGCCGACCGCGAGGTCGAACCGGGCTCGGTGGTGGTGGTCCCCGCCGGCGAGAAGCGAGGCGTCCGCGCGGAGACCGAACTGCAGGCGACGCTGGTTACCTCGCCGCCGCCCGGCGAGGCCGCCCACGAGCCCGTGCGACGCGGGCTGAAACGGGGCGAGTTCGAGTCGGAGTGA
- a CDS encoding cbb3-type cytochrome c oxidase subunit I — MAILAVAVVASLVRIEDWRDYAPTVGGGGRQTTVGHGEKLSGPVRWLTTVDHKDIGLMYGVFAVLAFAWGGIAVVLMRLELITPPSDLLTTTTYNALLTSHGITMLFLFGTPILAAFGNYVLPLLIGADDMAFPRINAIAFWLLPPGAALIWSGFFLPAVEPAQTAWTMYTPLSVEQPSRGIDLMLLGLHLTGVAATMGAINFIATVFTERGEDVTWANLDIFSWTILVQSGQILFSFPLLGSALVMLLLDRNVGTSFFAVDTGGTLIWQHLFWFFGHPEVYILVLPPMGLVSYILPKFAGRKLFGFKFVVYSTLALGVLAFGVWAHHMFATGMDPRLRASFMAVSIAIAIPSAVKTFNWIATMWNGSLRLTAPFLFCVGFVGNFIIGGVTGVFEAAIPVDLVLHDTYHVVAHFHYVIMGGIAFAVFAGIYYWFPLYAGRWYQRTLARWHFWLSMAGTNLTFFPMILLGYAGMPRRYAGYAVDVGPVELFAGLHQLATLGLLLLVVGQLLFVWNLVTSWLEGPRVTSADPWDLDDHPTAAREWEWFRRERLPRVADGGERSGGSRATSEPRSDGGETSEASRSSSE; from the coding sequence ATGGCGATTCTCGCGGTAGCCGTCGTCGCGTCGCTGGTACGGATCGAGGACTGGCGGGACTACGCGCCGACCGTCGGCGGCGGGGGCCGCCAGACGACGGTGGGACACGGCGAGAAGCTGTCGGGGCCGGTCAGGTGGCTCACGACGGTCGACCACAAGGACATCGGGCTCATGTACGGCGTCTTCGCCGTCCTCGCGTTCGCGTGGGGCGGCATCGCCGTGGTCCTGATGCGGCTGGAACTGATCACGCCGCCGAGCGACCTGCTGACGACGACGACGTACAACGCGCTGCTGACGAGCCACGGGATCACGATGCTGTTCCTGTTCGGCACGCCGATCCTGGCGGCCTTTGGCAACTACGTCCTCCCGCTTTTGATCGGGGCCGACGACATGGCGTTCCCGCGGATCAACGCCATCGCCTTCTGGCTGCTCCCGCCGGGCGCGGCGCTGATCTGGAGCGGCTTCTTCCTGCCCGCCGTCGAGCCGGCGCAGACCGCCTGGACGATGTACACGCCGCTGTCGGTCGAGCAGCCCTCGCGGGGCATCGACCTGATGCTTTTGGGCCTGCACCTGACCGGTGTCGCCGCGACGATGGGCGCGATCAACTTCATCGCGACCGTCTTCACCGAGCGCGGCGAGGACGTCACCTGGGCGAACCTCGACATCTTCTCGTGGACGATCCTGGTCCAGTCCGGCCAGATCCTGTTCTCGTTCCCGCTTCTGGGCAGCGCGCTCGTGATGCTCCTGCTGGACCGCAACGTCGGGACCTCCTTCTTCGCCGTCGACACCGGCGGGACGCTGATCTGGCAGCACCTGTTCTGGTTCTTCGGCCACCCCGAGGTGTACATCCTCGTGCTCCCGCCGATGGGGCTGGTCAGCTACATCCTCCCGAAGTTCGCGGGGCGGAAGCTGTTCGGCTTCAAGTTCGTCGTCTACTCGACGCTGGCGCTGGGCGTGCTGGCCTTCGGCGTGTGGGCCCACCACATGTTCGCGACGGGCATGGACCCACGCCTGCGGGCGAGCTTCATGGCCGTCTCGATCGCCATCGCGATCCCCAGCGCCGTCAAGACGTTCAACTGGATCGCCACGATGTGGAACGGCAGCCTCCGGCTGACCGCGCCCTTCCTCTTCTGCGTCGGCTTCGTCGGTAACTTCATCATCGGCGGCGTCACCGGCGTCTTCGAGGCGGCCATCCCCGTCGACCTGGTGCTGCACGACACCTACCACGTCGTCGCGCACTTCCACTACGTCATCATGGGCGGCATCGCCTTCGCCGTCTTCGCCGGCATCTACTACTGGTTCCCGCTGTACGCCGGGCGCTGGTACCAGCGGACGCTCGCGAGGTGGCACTTCTGGCTGAGCATGGCCGGGACCAACCTCACCTTCTTCCCGATGATCCTGCTGGGCTATGCGGGGATGCCCCGCCGGTACGCGGGCTACGCCGTCGACGTCGGGCCCGTCGAACTGTTCGCCGGCCTCCACCAGCTGGCGACGCTCGGCCTCCTGTTGCTCGTGGTCGGGCAGCTCCTGTTCGTCTGGAACCTCGTGACCTCCTGGCTCGAGGGCCCCCGCGTCACGAGCGCCGACCCGTGGGACCTCGACGACCACCCGACCGCCGCCCGCGAGTGGGAGTGGTTCCGCCGGGAGCGGCTCCCGCGGGTCGCGGACGGCGGTGAGCGATCCGGAGGATCGCGAGCTACGTCAGAACCCCGTTCTGACGGCGGTGAGACGAGCGAAGCGAGCCGATCATCGTCAGAGTGA
- a CDS encoding DUF2249 domain-containing protein, which translates to MSTQVLDARKIDGEPFGDIMAALSELEEGETLELVNSFEPEPLYEVLGNRGFDHETEQIAEDEWHIRISHA; encoded by the coding sequence ATGTCGACGCAGGTCCTCGACGCGCGAAAGATCGACGGCGAACCGTTCGGCGACATCATGGCTGCCCTCTCCGAACTGGAGGAAGGCGAGACGCTGGAGCTGGTCAATAGCTTCGAGCCCGAACCGCTGTACGAGGTACTCGGCAACCGCGGATTCGACCACGAGACGGAGCAGATCGCCGAGGACGAGTGGCACATCCGGATCAGTCACGCGTAG
- a CDS encoding DUF7553 family protein — protein MGCSPLVDANRRLLAAIETPPDSGLEDRLDDVAATVWALEHDIPADPGTCRRLCQKLRRLEREACDRRGAEIRRARRALESYGQRLERI, from the coding sequence ATGGGTTGTTCACCGCTCGTGGACGCCAACAGGCGGCTGCTCGCCGCCATCGAGACGCCGCCGGACAGCGGGCTGGAGGACCGCCTCGACGACGTGGCCGCGACGGTGTGGGCGCTGGAACACGATATCCCGGCCGATCCCGGCACCTGTCGTCGGCTGTGCCAGAAACTTCGACGGCTGGAACGGGAGGCCTGCGACCGCCGCGGGGCCGAGATCAGACGTGCCCGGCGCGCTCTGGAGTCGTACGGGCAGCGGCTCGAACGGATCTGA
- the cysK gene encoding cysteine synthase A → MHVSDVTELVGETPLVDLDAFAPNLLGKVEAANPGGSVKDRIAVAMLDRAEEAGALGPETTVVEPTSGNTGIGLATAAAARGYDLVLTMPESMSEERRRLLRALGAALELTPADGGMDGAIEAAEAIVDEREDAVTLQQFENPANPRIHRETTGPEIWAATGGEVDAVVAGVGTGGTITGVSEHLQEDREADVRSVAVEPAGSPVLSGGEPGSHSIQGIGAGFVPEVLRTELLDEVIAVEDDEAVDAARRLGREEGVLAGISAGAAVAAAERVAADAPDDTVVVILPDTGERYLSTDLFADA, encoded by the coding sequence ATGCACGTCAGCGACGTCACAGAGTTGGTCGGCGAGACTCCGCTCGTGGATCTGGACGCGTTCGCGCCGAACCTGCTGGGCAAGGTCGAAGCGGCGAATCCGGGCGGATCAGTCAAGGACCGCATCGCGGTGGCCATGCTCGACCGCGCCGAGGAGGCCGGGGCGCTGGGCCCCGAGACGACCGTCGTCGAGCCGACGAGCGGCAACACCGGCATCGGGCTGGCGACGGCCGCGGCCGCCCGCGGGTACGACCTCGTGCTGACGATGCCCGAGTCGATGAGCGAGGAGCGCCGCCGCCTGCTGCGGGCGCTGGGCGCGGCCCTCGAACTGACGCCCGCCGACGGCGGCATGGACGGGGCCATCGAGGCCGCGGAGGCCATCGTCGACGAGCGCGAGGACGCCGTCACCCTCCAGCAGTTCGAGAACCCCGCGAACCCGCGGATCCACCGCGAGACGACCGGACCGGAGATCTGGGCGGCCACCGGCGGCGAGGTCGACGCCGTCGTCGCCGGCGTGGGCACCGGCGGCACGATCACGGGCGTCTCGGAGCACCTGCAGGAGGACCGGGAGGCCGACGTCCGATCGGTCGCCGTCGAGCCGGCCGGCTCGCCGGTCCTCTCCGGGGGCGAACCCGGCAGCCACTCGATCCAGGGCATCGGCGCCGGCTTCGTCCCCGAGGTCCTCCGGACGGAGCTGCTCGACGAGGTGATCGCGGTCGAGGACGACGAGGCCGTCGACGCCGCCCGCCGTCTGGGTCGGGAGGAGGGCGTCCTCGCGGGCATCTCCGCCGGCGCCGCCGTCGCCGCCGCCGAGCGGGTCGCCGCCGACGCCCCCGACGACACCGTGGTCGTGATCCTCCCCGACACGGGCGAGCGGTACCTCTCGACGGACCTGTTCGCCGACGCCTGA
- a CDS encoding helix-turn-helix domain-containing protein has product MAVTMEIAVDDPGSCPVARASESAGDVTSVRRASIAGDGPVTEEFTAAADAPVDDEDLERMATAGDEAVYRFEREPGPACVCQSIEELAGPVSDVRAADGGLVVTARVDDVETVRAVVDRLRESFDGVRICRLRSLDETLAGDGLAPDGLLTERQQEVLETAHELGYFEYPKGANAGEVADELGISRSTLAEHLAAAQGKLLGTMLDSGDRGRA; this is encoded by the coding sequence ATGGCGGTCACCATGGAGATAGCGGTCGACGACCCGGGGTCGTGTCCGGTGGCGCGGGCCTCCGAGAGCGCGGGCGACGTCACGTCCGTCAGGCGGGCCTCGATCGCCGGCGACGGACCGGTCACCGAGGAGTTCACGGCCGCCGCCGACGCGCCCGTCGACGACGAGGACCTCGAGCGGATGGCCACGGCCGGTGACGAGGCGGTCTACCGCTTCGAGCGCGAACCCGGACCCGCCTGCGTCTGCCAGTCCATCGAGGAGCTGGCGGGCCCCGTCTCGGACGTCCGCGCGGCCGACGGCGGGCTCGTCGTGACGGCCCGCGTCGACGACGTCGAGACGGTCCGCGCGGTCGTCGACCGCCTCCGCGAGTCCTTCGATGGCGTCCGGATCTGTCGCCTCCGCTCGCTCGACGAGACCCTCGCCGGCGACGGCCTCGCTCCCGACGGGCTCCTCACCGAGCGCCAGCAGGAAGTGCTGGAGACGGCCCACGAGCTTGGCTACTTCGAGTACCCGAAGGGGGCCAACGCCGGCGAGGTGGCCGACGAACTCGGCATCTCCCGGTCGACGCTGGCCGAACACCTCGCCGCGGCCCAGGGGAAACTGCTCGGGACGATGCTGGACTCGGGCGACCGAGGGCGGGCGTAG
- a CDS encoding CGCGG family putative rSAM-modified RiPP protein, translating to MSDVSHDEVEPITDRVHDNSWSANLEQPEHGEDRALVLSQAVGAVEHTAAGNHVNLVTHEAHGDPESYLYPRLDDAFGDAVDYEYVSQCGCGGHVTRVHVD from the coding sequence ATGTCCGACGTCTCCCACGACGAGGTCGAACCGATCACCGACCGCGTCCACGACAACTCTTGGTCAGCTAACCTTGAGCAGCCCGAACACGGCGAGGACCGCGCCCTCGTGCTCTCGCAGGCCGTCGGGGCCGTCGAGCACACGGCCGCCGGCAACCACGTCAATCTCGTGACCCACGAGGCCCACGGGGATCCCGAGTCGTACCTCTATCCGCGCCTCGACGACGCGTTCGGCGACGCCGTCGACTACGAGTACGTCAGCCAGTGCGGCTGCGGCGGCCACGTTACTCGAGTGCACGTGGACTGA
- a CDS encoding rubrerythrin family protein, translated as MEPDQFVDAVREDNDTALSRLGSSKALYALTEGEMEDDVVRARAADLAGYGAEVFEDWVAEADADVYREAIDLLGDQRDEADPDRELGDRPQMYDALAALDGEDERLGGFVAWTLVYGSTFDQLTGYFTGQADPQTASTFREMSSDVDELREGAFDALAEADQDAARSAAEDVIEAAYDEYFETLEDLGVNPKPVC; from the coding sequence ATGGAACCGGACCAGTTCGTCGACGCCGTGCGCGAGGACAATGACACCGCCCTCTCGCGGCTGGGGTCGTCCAAGGCACTGTACGCCCTCACCGAGGGCGAGATGGAGGACGACGTCGTGCGCGCCCGCGCCGCCGACCTGGCCGGCTACGGCGCCGAGGTCTTCGAGGACTGGGTCGCCGAGGCCGACGCCGACGTCTACCGCGAGGCGATCGACCTCCTCGGGGACCAGCGCGACGAGGCCGACCCCGACCGCGAACTCGGCGACCGGCCGCAGATGTACGACGCGCTGGCCGCCCTCGACGGCGAGGACGAGCGCCTCGGCGGCTTCGTCGCCTGGACGCTCGTCTACGGCAGCACGTTCGACCAGCTGACCGGCTACTTCACCGGACAGGCGGACCCGCAGACCGCGAGCACGTTTCGCGAGATGAGCAGCGACGTCGACGAACTCCGTGAGGGCGCCTTCGACGCGCTGGCGGAGGCCGACCAGGACGCCGCCCGCTCCGCCGCCGAGGACGTGATCGAGGCCGCCTACGACGAGTACTTCGAGACGCTCGAGGACCTCGGCGTCAACCCCAAGCCCGTCTGCTGA